A region of Nitrospinota bacterium DNA encodes the following proteins:
- a CDS encoding CZB domain-containing protein, which translates to MKLKARLILFAAVPTAALLAVVAVGMSVSAPGAAGWVGIAGALGLAAGVGCSFYAAYYGGQLSARLEGVNRIVTSFASGDLTERVNLGPLTDEIDHNAHGVNSLGSGLAEIVAGINRESDAIANSSSQFCHVSTQLISRVEDINKRSMNIAAASEQLSSNVNTIASASKGVSESVTSVAASIEEMSASLADVAKNCQRESRIAAEANDQSRRIHEIMNRLLLSSREIGKVLDVVMDIASQTNLLALNATIEAASAGEAGKGFAVVAGEVKELSRQTSSATGEIGRKISEMQANAKEAVAAIESISGVISEVSAISESIAASVAQQSAATSGISGSISATSQGTFEISHNIGEAARASVEVARNILAVSEQAKVISNGVVESNNAAYDLANMADRLREIASKFKTSHKVFDSTMVKVAHNYWKTRLNSALFKNQTLNPSEISDHTQCKFGKWYFGDGVQKFGHSGSFQEINVWHEKIHKHAREIAQLLIDGRREQAIEKYEGFHSLTSHMFKLLDRLEAEVN; encoded by the coding sequence ATGAAGCTAAAAGCGCGTTTGATATTGTTTGCGGCGGTTCCCACGGCGGCCCTGCTTGCGGTAGTGGCCGTGGGCATGTCCGTTTCGGCGCCTGGCGCCGCCGGATGGGTTGGAATTGCCGGGGCGCTGGGCCTTGCGGCGGGCGTAGGATGTTCGTTTTACGCGGCGTATTACGGCGGCCAGCTTTCCGCCCGGCTGGAAGGGGTGAACAGGATAGTCACCAGTTTCGCCAGCGGCGACCTGACCGAGCGTGTGAACCTGGGGCCGCTGACCGATGAGATAGACCACAACGCCCACGGGGTGAACAGCCTGGGCTCCGGGCTGGCCGAGATCGTCGCCGGGATAAACCGGGAAAGCGACGCCATAGCCAACTCTTCATCGCAGTTCTGCCATGTGTCCACCCAGCTTATAAGCCGGGTGGAGGACATCAACAAGCGCTCCATGAACATAGCCGCCGCCAGCGAACAGCTCTCCAGCAACGTCAATACCATCGCGTCGGCGTCCAAGGGTGTGTCCGAGTCCGTCACGTCGGTGGCGGCTTCCATCGAAGAGATGAGCGCCTCGCTTGCCGATGTGGCCAAAAACTGCCAGCGGGAATCCCGGATCGCCGCCGAGGCTAACGACCAGTCCCGCAGGATACACGAGATAATGAACCGTCTCCTGTTATCCTCCAGGGAAATAGGAAAAGTGCTGGACGTGGTTATGGACATCGCCAGCCAGACCAATCTTTTGGCGCTAAACGCCACCATAGAGGCCGCCAGCGCGGGCGAGGCGGGCAAAGGCTTCGCCGTGGTGGCCGGAGAGGTAAAAGAGCTTTCAAGGCAGACATCGTCGGCCACCGGCGAGATTGGCAGGAAGATATCCGAGATGCAGGCCAACGCAAAAGAGGCCGTGGCCGCCATTGAAAGCATCTCCGGGGTCATAAGCGAGGTAAGCGCCATCTCCGAGAGCATCGCCGCTTCGGTGGCCCAGCAGTCCGCCGCCACCAGCGGGATATCCGGCTCCATATCCGCCACCTCCCAGGGCACGTTCGAGATATCTCACAACATCGGCGAGGCGGCCCGGGCCTCGGTGGAAGTGGCCAGGAACATCCTTGCGGTAAGCGAGCAGGCCAAGGTTATTTCCAACGGGGTGGTGGAATCCAACAACGCCGCTTATGACCTGGCGAACATGGCCGACAGGCTCAGGGAGATAGCCAGCAAGTTCAAGACAAGCCACAAGGTTTTCGACAGCACCATGGTGAAAGTGGCGCACAATTACTGGAAAACACGCCTCAACAGCGCCCTGTTCAAAAACCAGACGCTAAACCCATCGGAGATATCCGACCATACCCAGTGCAAGTTCGGTAAGTGGTATTTCGGCGACGGTGTCCAGAAGTTCGGGCATAGCGGCTCGTTCCAGGAGATAAACGTGTGGCACGAAAAAATCCACAAGCACGCCAGGGAAATCGCCCAGTTGTTAATCGATGGCCGCCGGGAGCAGGCGATTGAAAAGTACGAGGGTTTCCACTCCCTCACCAGCCACATGTTCAAACTTTTAGACAGGCTGGAAGCTGAGGTAAACTAG
- the cheB gene encoding chemotaxis-specific protein-glutamate methyltransferase CheB, with amino-acid sequence MKLKAIIADDMVLFRRLLSDAMSSLPDVEVAGVAANGAIALRLLEEKKADVVFMDVYMPEMDGLEALKRIRISNPATQVIMVSGVADREADVVIGALRMGALDFIRKPAGPNATANLMTLRKDVERALDVVRARLAPGYKPRARLSTTAQAPGKATAAAPVAARPKVEPGQFSLLAIGSSTGGPEALAKIIPLLPAGFPLPVVIVQHMPPVFTAVLAENLARQSRIRVREAADGDRLESGLALIAPGGRHMTVKKNGGGYLVELNDGQPENSCRPSVDVLFRSLAETFADKWVLSLVLTGMGQDGMKGVEILRKKNKCLSLVQSRETCVIYGMPRAVEENGLADRAVHLDEIARELAALASKNNSI; translated from the coding sequence ATGAAGTTGAAAGCCATAATCGCCGATGACATGGTGCTGTTCCGGCGGCTGTTGTCGGACGCCATGTCCAGCCTGCCGGACGTTGAAGTGGCGGGTGTCGCCGCCAATGGGGCCATAGCCCTGCGCCTGCTTGAGGAGAAGAAAGCGGATGTGGTGTTCATGGACGTTTACATGCCCGAGATGGACGGCCTGGAGGCGCTGAAGCGTATCAGGATATCCAACCCGGCCACGCAGGTGATAATGGTGAGCGGCGTGGCCGACCGGGAGGCGGACGTGGTAATAGGCGCCCTCAGGATGGGCGCGCTGGATTTCATAAGAAAACCCGCGGGCCCCAACGCCACGGCGAACCTTATGACACTCCGGAAGGATGTGGAGCGGGCGCTGGATGTCGTGAGGGCCAGGCTTGCGCCCGGATATAAACCCAGGGCGCGCCTGTCAACCACGGCGCAGGCGCCAGGCAAGGCCACCGCCGCGGCACCCGTGGCGGCCAGGCCGAAAGTGGAGCCCGGCCAGTTTTCCTTACTGGCCATCGGCTCATCCACGGGAGGACCCGAAGCGCTGGCGAAAATAATACCCCTTCTGCCAGCGGGGTTCCCACTGCCAGTGGTTATCGTTCAACACATGCCCCCGGTGTTCACCGCCGTTCTTGCGGAAAACCTCGCCAGGCAGTCGCGCATAAGGGTGCGGGAGGCCGCCGATGGCGACCGGCTTGAAAGCGGCCTGGCGCTTATAGCCCCGGGAGGGCGGCATATGACCGTGAAAAAAAACGGCGGCGGTTACCTGGTGGAACTGAACGACGGCCAGCCGGAGAACAGTTGCAGGCCCTCGGTGGATGTGCTTTTCAGGTCCCTGGCGGAAACTTTCGCCGACAAATGGGTGCTTTCGCTGGTGCTCACCGGCATGGGGCAGGACGGAATGAAAGGGGTGGAAATCCTGAGAAAGAAGAATAAATGCCTGTCGCTGGTCCAGTCGCGCGAGACATGCGTAATATATGGCATGCCCCGGGCGGTGGAGGAAAACGGGTTGGCGGACAGGGCCGTGCATTTAGACGAGATAGCCAGGGAGCTTGCGGCCCTGGCCAGCAAGAATAACAGCATATGA
- a CDS encoding protein-glutamate O-methyltransferase CheR: MKQVHLSDSEFSLLAQLIDREMGIFLEKDKKYFVETKLKPLLHEMGLHSFLDLYHKAASAPGHHLAQAMAEALTTNETSWFRDGGPYKALEKEIFPKTARTVHDHRRGKIRVWSAACSTGQEPYSIAMAFLESLDGGHITDHVGLEITATDISKDALAAAQKGRYDQLAIERGMPKDRLEKYFSPDGKEYELSGDVKKLVHFKHFNLKKSLHELGMFDIIFLRNVAIYFSAEFKKDLMARTAGALRQEGYLFLGSSESAAGYKNLFALHHGHGAIYYQKI, encoded by the coding sequence ATGAAACAGGTCCATTTAAGCGACAGCGAGTTTTCGTTGCTGGCCCAGCTTATTGACAGGGAGATGGGAATATTCCTTGAGAAGGACAAGAAATATTTCGTTGAGACCAAGCTCAAACCGTTACTGCATGAAATGGGGCTTCACAGTTTCCTCGATCTTTATCACAAAGCCGCTAGCGCCCCAGGCCACCATCTGGCGCAGGCAATGGCCGAGGCCCTAACCACCAACGAGACAAGCTGGTTCAGGGACGGCGGGCCGTACAAAGCCCTGGAGAAAGAAATTTTCCCAAAGACCGCCCGGACCGTCCATGACCACCGGCGTGGCAAAATACGCGTATGGTCGGCGGCCTGCTCCACCGGGCAGGAGCCTTACTCCATCGCCATGGCGTTTCTGGAGTCATTGGACGGCGGGCATATAACGGACCATGTGGGATTGGAGATAACGGCCACCGATATTAGCAAGGACGCGTTGGCGGCCGCCCAAAAGGGAAGGTACGACCAGCTGGCCATCGAGCGTGGCATGCCCAAGGACCGGCTGGAAAAATATTTCAGCCCTGACGGAAAAGAGTATGAACTGTCTGGCGATGTGAAAAAATTGGTTCACTTCAAGCATTTCAATCTGAAAAAAAGCCTCCACGAGCTAGGCATGTTCGACATAATATTCCTCCGGAACGTGGCTATTTATTTTTCAGCGGAATTCAAGAAAGACCTTATGGCCAGAACAGCCGGGGCGCTACGGCAAGAAGGCTACCTTTTTCTGGGCTCGTCCGAGTCCGCCGCAGGTTACAAAAACCTTTTTGCGCTCCATCATGGACATGGAGCCATCTATTATCAGAAGATTTAA
- a CDS encoding GAK system CofD-like protein: MAFSVKVTRKVSIPDPIRVARYARAPELGPRILFFSGGSALSGLSRELARYTHNSIHLVTPFDSGGSSAALRKAFHMPAVGDVRNRLMALADQSALGAPEVYKLFARRMPKDSDNNALFTTLERLIAGHDPMVAAINDPMRKIIRNHLGYFRSVMPDGFDLKGASVGNLILTGGYLNNGRHLDPVIFLFSRLVEARGVVRPTVNKSRHLAVELENGDVIVGQHLFTGKENGPILFPIRNMYTTRNLASEEPVDVGIRRKTEEMIGQAELICYPMGSFYSSVVANLLPSGVGRCVTMNECPKVYIPNSGHDPEQVGMTVGDCVETLVKYLARSGGGKIDRLLNYVVVDTVNGSYPWPLELEHVREMGITVIDTPLISEQSGPYYDEKLLLPVLLSLT, translated from the coding sequence GTGGCTTTTTCGGTAAAGGTCACGCGGAAGGTTTCCATACCCGACCCTATTCGCGTGGCCCGGTACGCCAGGGCTCCGGAGCTTGGGCCCCGGATATTATTTTTCAGTGGCGGCTCCGCCCTCTCCGGGCTCAGCCGCGAACTGGCGCGTTACACCCACAACTCCATCCATCTGGTAACGCCTTTCGATTCCGGCGGAAGCTCCGCCGCGCTCCGTAAAGCGTTCCACATGCCAGCCGTTGGGGACGTGCGCAACAGGCTTATGGCGCTGGCCGACCAGTCGGCGTTGGGAGCGCCGGAGGTTTACAAGCTTTTCGCGAGGCGCATGCCCAAAGACTCGGACAACAACGCCCTTTTCACCACACTGGAGCGGTTGATAGCCGGTCATGACCCAATGGTGGCCGCCATAAACGACCCCATGCGCAAGATAATACGGAACCACCTGGGTTATTTTCGCTCCGTTATGCCAGACGGGTTCGACCTGAAGGGGGCCTCGGTGGGGAATCTTATTCTCACCGGCGGCTACTTGAACAACGGCAGGCATCTGGATCCCGTTATATTCCTATTTTCCCGGCTGGTGGAAGCCAGAGGTGTTGTGCGCCCTACGGTAAATAAAAGCCGCCATCTGGCCGTGGAGCTGGAGAATGGGGACGTGATAGTAGGCCAGCACCTTTTCACAGGCAAGGAAAACGGCCCCATCCTTTTCCCCATCAGGAACATGTACACCACCCGCAACCTGGCATCCGAAGAGCCTGTGGATGTTGGCATACGCAGAAAGACCGAGGAGATGATCGGCCAGGCGGAGCTTATCTGCTACCCCATGGGCAGTTTTTACTCCAGCGTGGTGGCCAACCTGCTGCCCTCCGGCGTGGGGCGTTGCGTAACGATGAACGAATGCCCCAAAGTTTACATCCCCAATTCGGGGCACGACCCGGAGCAGGTGGGCATGACCGTGGGCGATTGCGTGGAGACGCTGGTTAAATATCTTGCCAGAAGCGGCGGGGGTAAAATTGACCGGTTGTTAAATTATGTTGTGGTGGACACAGTTAACGGCTCATATCCGTGGCCGCTGGAGCTGGAGCATGTAAGGGAAATGGGGATCACCGTCATAGACACCCCACTTATAAGCGAGCAAAGCGGCCCGTATTACGATGAAAAACTGTTACTGCCCGTCCTCTTGTCACTTACCTAA
- a CDS encoding HprK-related kinase B, producing the protein MGVAEETLSRNPASERMDLAFDGIRMTIFSNSASLLEKLKRYFDGFIVSGTGREGIRIYAIDGPAPEFPGESLTIKQPDPGKTRIKEEYIEFADGRVVRKRLTGMVFAFGPGLNLAVGPSLDNDNQVVNFINSRFIQAELSAGSLLAHAAGVAAGGRGLAVAGFSGMGKSTLALHLLGHGLDFISNDRLMVRREGNVAVMKGVAKLPRINPGTALNNEKLKAVMTPEDRDRFSSLGPDELWRLEHKYDVFIDDLYGKGRFTLAGVMSSLVILNWSRGVESFDARRVDPRERRDLLAAFMKSAGLFYLPDGDGSDTPPSEEQYLDVLERTDVYEITGGVDFDQATGVCLDILGGQ; encoded by the coding sequence ATGGGCGTGGCCGAAGAGACACTTTCCCGGAACCCCGCCAGCGAGCGGATGGATCTTGCGTTCGACGGGATACGGATGACCATTTTTTCCAATTCCGCCTCTTTGCTGGAAAAGCTTAAACGCTATTTCGACGGATTCATCGTAAGCGGAACCGGGAGGGAGGGTATAAGGATATACGCCATAGACGGCCCCGCCCCGGAATTCCCCGGCGAGTCGTTAACCATAAAACAACCTGACCCTGGAAAAACCAGGATAAAGGAAGAGTATATCGAATTCGCCGACGGCCGCGTTGTGCGCAAAAGGCTCACCGGTATGGTGTTCGCGTTCGGCCCGGGGTTAAACCTGGCGGTTGGGCCCTCGCTGGACAACGACAACCAGGTGGTCAACTTTATCAACAGCCGGTTTATCCAGGCGGAGCTTTCCGCGGGTAGCCTGTTGGCCCATGCCGCTGGCGTGGCGGCGGGCGGCCGGGGGCTGGCGGTAGCCGGTTTCTCCGGCATGGGAAAAAGCACCCTTGCCCTCCATTTGCTAGGGCATGGGCTGGACTTTATAAGCAACGACCGGCTGATGGTAAGACGGGAAGGGAATGTGGCGGTAATGAAAGGGGTAGCCAAGCTTCCCCGCATTAATCCCGGCACGGCCCTCAACAACGAAAAACTGAAAGCCGTGATGACTCCCGAGGATCGTGACCGTTTCTCGTCATTGGGGCCCGACGAGTTGTGGCGGCTGGAGCATAAGTACGACGTGTTCATAGACGACCTATACGGCAAAGGCAGGTTCACCCTGGCCGGGGTGATGTCCAGCCTGGTTATACTTAACTGGAGCCGGGGAGTGGAAAGCTTCGACGCACGCCGGGTGGACCCGCGGGAAAGGCGGGACCTGCTGGCCGCCTTCATGAAATCCGCCGGTCTTTTCTACCTGCCTGATGGCGATGGAAGCGATACGCCGCCATCGGAGGAGCAATACCTGGACGTTCTGGAACGAACGGATGTATATGAGATCACCGGCGGGGTGGATTTCGACCAGGCCACCGGAGTATGTCTGGACATACTCGGAGGACAATAA
- a CDS encoding GAK system ATP-grasp enzyme — protein sequence MKRIAVAGIPGGWSTERLAQAVERRTGFSAVIDVERMSVDMGTGRIKCAGADMGALDGVIVKKIGEVYSPNAMDRLEILRAAGKAGTRFFSSPENIGRMLNRASCTATLALGGIPMPPTVITEGVEDAVDAVERFGEAVFKPMFSTKARGMALISSGSGARDEVERFKIAGNPVMYIQKKISLPGRDLGLAFLGGEYLAAYARVSRGSWNTTINSGGKYEKFSPPKEMIDMAGRAQSLFGLDFTGVDIAETSDGPVVFEVSAFGGFRGLLEGCGVDAAQLYADYVIRKVGNGD from the coding sequence ATGAAAAGAATTGCTGTAGCGGGAATACCTGGTGGCTGGTCCACCGAAAGGCTGGCCCAGGCGGTGGAGCGCCGGACGGGATTTTCGGCTGTGATAGACGTTGAGAGGATGTCGGTGGACATGGGCACGGGGCGCATTAAATGCGCCGGGGCGGACATGGGCGCGCTTGACGGGGTGATAGTAAAGAAAATCGGCGAGGTGTACTCGCCCAACGCCATGGATAGGCTGGAAATCCTGCGCGCCGCTGGTAAGGCGGGTACGCGCTTTTTCTCCAGCCCGGAGAATATAGGCAGGATGCTCAACCGGGCCAGTTGCACGGCCACGCTGGCCCTGGGTGGTATCCCAATGCCACCCACAGTTATCACAGAAGGCGTCGAGGATGCCGTGGACGCGGTTGAGCGCTTTGGAGAGGCGGTGTTCAAACCCATGTTCTCCACCAAGGCCAGGGGAATGGCGCTAATAAGTAGCGGCTCCGGAGCAAGGGATGAGGTGGAGAGGTTCAAGATAGCCGGGAACCCCGTCATGTACATTCAGAAAAAAATCAGCCTGCCGGGAAGGGACTTGGGCCTTGCGTTCCTTGGCGGCGAATACCTGGCGGCGTACGCCAGGGTGAGCCGGGGCTCGTGGAACACCACTATCAATAGTGGCGGTAAATACGAGAAATTCTCCCCGCCCAAGGAAATGATAGATATGGCCGGGCGCGCGCAGTCACTGTTCGGGCTGGATTTCACGGGAGTGGACATCGCCGAAACCAGTGATGGCCCGGTGGTGTTCGAGGTGTCGGCGTTCGGAGGGTTCCGGGGATTATTGGAAGGTTGCGGCGTGGACGCGGCCCAGTTATACGCGGATTACGTTATTCGAAAGGTAGGCAATGGCGATTAA